GCGATGGACGCGCAGGGCGTGGACGTCCAGCTGGTGAGCCCGTCCCCTTCGCACTACCACTACTGGGCGGACGAGGAGACGGCCGAGAAGCTCTACCGGCTCGCGGGCGAGGCGACGGCCGCGCACTGCGCACAGGCGCCCGACCGGCTGCGGGGGCTCGGCCTCGCCCCCCTCCAGCATCCGGAGCAGGCCGTACAGGCCCTCGAACACGCCCTGGACCAGGGTCTTCTGGGTGTCGAGATCTCCAGTCACGCGCCGGGCCGCGAGCTGTCCGACCCTGCGTACGAACCCTTCTGGAAGCGGGCCGAGGAGACGGGCGCGATCCTCTTCCTGCACCCCTTCGGCTGCACGCTCGACGAGCGCCTGGACCAGTGGTACCTGTCCAACACCGTCGGACAGCCCACCGAGAACGCCGTCGCCCTGTCCCATCTGATCTTCTCCGGAGTGCTGGACCGGCATCCCGAGCTGAAGATCGTCGCGGCTCATGGCGGCGGCTACCTGCCCACTCACATCGGCCGCAGCGACCACGCCTGGTCGGCCCGCTCCGACGCGGGCGCCGGCTGCGCCCACCGGCCCAGCAGCTACCTCGAGCGGATCTACTTCGACTCCCTCGTCCACGACCCTCACGTGCTGCGGGAGCTGGTCCGCGCGGTAGGCGCGGACCGGGTGCTGCTCGGCTCCGACTTCCCCTTCGACATGGGCACCGACGACCCCGTGGGCGCGCTGCGCGCGGCGGGGCTGTCCGACCCGGACTTCCACGCCGTACGAGGCGGTAACGCCGCCGCCCTCCTTCGGAAGGACTGACATCATGCGTCTGCTCACCCATCTGCGGCATGTCGACCTGGCCGTGCCCGACTACGACAGGCAGCTCGACTTCTACTCCGGCGTGTGGGGCCTGACCAAGGTCGCCGAGGACTCCGGGATCTCGTTCCTGGCCGCCGAAGGCTCCCCGGAGCAGTACGTCGTGCGGCTGCGCAAGGCCGAGGAGAAGCGCCTCGACCTGGTGTCCTACGGTGCCGGTTCCGCCGAGGACGTGGACACCCTCGCCGAGCAACTGCTCGCGGACGGCGTCCAGTTGATCTCCCAGCCGGGCAAGGTCGACACGCCCGGCGGCGGCTACGGCTTCCGCTTCTTCGACGTCGACGGACGCACCATCGAGGTCTCGGCGGACGTCGAGGTCAGGCAGCACCGCAAGATCGAGGAGAAGGAGTCGATCCCGGTCAAGCTGTCGCACGTCGTCCTCAACTCCCCGGACCTGAACCGCACTCGGGATTGGTACGAGCGTCACCTCGGGTTCCGGCTCTCCGACACGCTGATGCATCCCAGGATGGGCGAAGCGATGCACTTCATGCGTATCAGCAACCAGCACCACTCCATGGCCATAGCCCAGGGCCCGCACACCGCCCTGCACCACATCTCCTTCGAGATGCGCGGCATCGACGAGTACATGCGCGGCTCCGGCCGGGTGATCCGGGCCGGCTTCAAGAAGATCTGGGGCCCGGGCCGGCACCTCGCCGGCGACAACACCTTCACCTACTTCCTCGACCCGCACGGCAACACCGTCGAGTACACCACCGAGCTCGAGCTGCTGGACGAGGACACCTGGCACCCGCACGTCTACGACTTCTCCCGGCCCGAGGTCACCGACCAGTGGGGAACGGCGAACCCGATGAACGAGCTGGTCGCCAAGGAGTCGTTCAACGACGTCGACCGCGGCGTGTTCGTCGCCCCGCCGGTCTGATCCCTCAGGTTCCGGGGCGCGGTGGCCCTGTCCTCTGCCCTGACTCCCCGCCCCGCGTCACCGGTCCCCTTCTGCCGACGCCCGTCGTCGGAACCTGGAGCCGCACATGCGATTCGCCGCCTACGAACACGAGCAACAACACCGCGTCGCCGTCGTCGAGGAGAACGGCATCCTGTACTCGATCCCCGGAGCTCGCTCGCTCACGGAGCTGATCCGCTCCGGCGGCGGACTCGACGCGCTCCTGCACGCCGGTGCCGCCACGCTCGACGTCCCGCCGGGCCCCCACGTGTCCGAGGTGCGACTGCTGCCACCGCTAAAGCCGCCCACCGTGCGGGACTTCGTCACCTTCGAGGAGCACGTCGAAGGAGTACGGCGATCCGTCGACGGGGACGGCGTCGGCGGGGTGCCCGAAGCCTGGTACGACGCCCCGACGTTCTACTTCACCAACCCGTACGCCGTCATCGGCGCCCACGACGACGTCCCGGTGCCGCCGGGCAGCGAAGTCCTCGACTTCGAGCTGGAGGTCGCCGCCGTCATCGGACAGGAGGGGCGGGACCTGACGCCAGAGGCGGCACGGGAGCACATCATCGGCTACACGGTCTTCAACGACTGGTCGGCCCGCGACCTGCAGTCCCGCGAGATGCAGGTCCGCCTCGGCCCGTGCAAGGGCAAGGACACCGCCGCCACCCTCGGCCCGTACCTGGTCACCGCCGACGAACTGGAGCCGTACCGCGACACCGACGGCTTTCTGCGCCTGGCGCTGACCGCCTCGGTGAACGGCGAGGTCGTCGGCAAGGACCTGCTGTCCAACATGAGCTGGACCTTCGAGGAGATGGTCGCCTACGCCTCGCGCGGCACCGTCGTCCGCCCCGGCGACGTGCTCGGCTCCGGCACCTGCGGCAACGGCGGCTGCCTCGCCGAGCTGTGGGGCGTCCGGGGTGAGCAGTCCCCGCCCCCGCTGAAGCCGGGCGACACCGTCACCCTCACCGTGGAGGGCATCGGCACCGTGTCCAACACCGTGGTGGCGGGCAGGGATCCGCAGCCGCTGCCGGCCGCCCGCCGCCGTACCAGGGAGCGGCCGTGAACGACCCGCACCCCAAGAAACTCCTCGGCAAGGTCGTCGTCGTCACCGGCGCCGCGCGCGGCCAGGGCGCCGCCGAGGCCGAGGCCCTGACCCGTGAGGGCGCCCTCGTCATCGCCACCGACGTGACCGATGCCCCCGGCTGCCGCCGCCTCGACGTCACCGACGAGGAGCACTGGGCACGGTTGGCCGCC
Above is a window of Streptomyces griseorubiginosus DNA encoding:
- a CDS encoding VOC family protein; its protein translation is MRLLTHLRHVDLAVPDYDRQLDFYSGVWGLTKVAEDSGISFLAAEGSPEQYVVRLRKAEEKRLDLVSYGAGSAEDVDTLAEQLLADGVQLISQPGKVDTPGGGYGFRFFDVDGRTIEVSADVEVRQHRKIEEKESIPVKLSHVVLNSPDLNRTRDWYERHLGFRLSDTLMHPRMGEAMHFMRISNQHHSMAIAQGPHTALHHISFEMRGIDEYMRGSGRVIRAGFKKIWGPGRHLAGDNTFTYFLDPHGNTVEYTTELELLDEDTWHPHVYDFSRPEVTDQWGTANPMNELVAKESFNDVDRGVFVAPPV
- a CDS encoding amidohydrolase family protein, with product MTAQPPRATAGSRPQPDTRPAPSADAHTSPTVDVHAHILIPEVEALVADLPGLAEARALDARRNGPAALAVSGPMVRERVPRLTDVRLRLAAMDAQGVDVQLVSPSPSHYHYWADEETAEKLYRLAGEATAAHCAQAPDRLRGLGLAPLQHPEQAVQALEHALDQGLLGVEISSHAPGRELSDPAYEPFWKRAEETGAILFLHPFGCTLDERLDQWYLSNTVGQPTENAVALSHLIFSGVLDRHPELKIVAAHGGGYLPTHIGRSDHAWSARSDAGAGCAHRPSSYLERIYFDSLVHDPHVLRELVRAVGADRVLLGSDFPFDMGTDDPVGALRAAGLSDPDFHAVRGGNAAALLRKD
- a CDS encoding fumarylacetoacetate hydrolase family protein is translated as MRFAAYEHEQQHRVAVVEENGILYSIPGARSLTELIRSGGGLDALLHAGAATLDVPPGPHVSEVRLLPPLKPPTVRDFVTFEEHVEGVRRSVDGDGVGGVPEAWYDAPTFYFTNPYAVIGAHDDVPVPPGSEVLDFELEVAAVIGQEGRDLTPEAAREHIIGYTVFNDWSARDLQSREMQVRLGPCKGKDTAATLGPYLVTADELEPYRDTDGFLRLALTASVNGEVVGKDLLSNMSWTFEEMVAYASRGTVVRPGDVLGSGTCGNGGCLAELWGVRGEQSPPPLKPGDTVTLTVEGIGTVSNTVVAGRDPQPLPAARRRTRERP